From Hymenobacter monticola, one genomic window encodes:
- a CDS encoding TonB-dependent receptor family protein: protein MRCFPAVFLGGFTLSTLFSLPTAQAQQVPAPDTTRRQTLSEVTVTGAATHFAAPVDGTTITAGRRNELIKPREVNANLVQNNMRQVMARVPGLMVWENDGSGQQINVATRGLSPNRSWEFNTRQNGYDMSADAFGYPEAYYNPPMEAVERIQLLRGGAGLQFGPQFGGLLNYELKRGSRDKKVEIETSNTAGSNGLFNSYNAVGGTVGKVNYYAYYRHRQGNGWRPFNQFSVDDLHGNVHVALTERLTLNAELTYLTNQLQQPGGLTDAQFAQNSRQSTRERNWLSTPWLIPALTLDYKASERTRINLKTFGLIASRNSVGFVAALPALDTVNRRTRQFAPRQVDRDDYRNLGAELRLTQDVDFLGRTHTLATGLRAYRATTERRQRGTGTTASDYDLSLTGSGLFTNEFEFTTTNAAAFAELLLHVSPRLSFTPGVRYDYLRNSGTGYLGRAANGTENRVPDQKSQRNVLLYGLGSEFQVSPTTNLYANYSRAFRPVLFGDLIPPATADVIDPNLKDARGYTAEIGYRGNYKNWLRFDVGYFFLNYEDRIGTIRRPVPGGTAGQTQQFRTNLGRTQTHGLEAYAELDLIHSITGNFNLPHLDLFAALSLLDARYGSLPVTTLTGTGTNTQIVESNLEGKYVENAPRQTLRTGLTFAHKSLSVTGQFSQVGKVYADANNTEEPTANAQTGAIPAYQVADFSATWKLGREGRYRLSGGVNNVFDARYFTRRAGGYPGPGILPADGRTWFAGLGLTL, encoded by the coding sequence TTGCGCTGTTTTCCTGCCGTTTTTCTCGGCGGTTTCACTCTTTCTACCCTCTTTTCGCTCCCCACGGCCCAGGCCCAGCAGGTGCCAGCTCCGGACACCACCCGCCGCCAGACCCTGAGCGAAGTCACCGTGACGGGTGCCGCTACGCACTTTGCGGCGCCCGTGGACGGCACCACGATTACGGCCGGGCGCCGCAACGAACTCATCAAGCCCCGTGAGGTCAACGCTAACCTGGTGCAGAACAACATGCGCCAGGTGATGGCCCGCGTGCCCGGCCTGATGGTGTGGGAAAACGATGGCTCCGGCCAGCAGATTAACGTGGCCACCCGGGGCCTGAGCCCCAACCGCAGCTGGGAGTTCAACACGCGTCAGAACGGCTACGACATGAGCGCCGACGCGTTTGGCTACCCCGAAGCCTACTACAACCCGCCCATGGAAGCCGTGGAGCGCATCCAGCTGCTGCGTGGCGGGGCGGGCCTGCAGTTCGGGCCCCAGTTCGGCGGCCTGCTCAACTACGAGCTCAAGCGCGGGTCCCGCGACAAGAAAGTCGAGATTGAAACCAGCAACACGGCCGGCTCCAACGGTCTGTTCAACTCCTACAACGCCGTGGGCGGCACGGTGGGCAAGGTGAACTACTACGCCTACTACCGCCACCGCCAGGGCAACGGCTGGCGGCCCTTCAACCAGTTCAGTGTGGACGACCTGCACGGCAACGTGCACGTGGCCCTCACCGAGCGCCTGACCCTGAACGCCGAGCTAACCTACCTGACCAACCAGCTGCAGCAGCCCGGTGGCCTCACCGACGCCCAGTTTGCGCAGAACAGCCGCCAGAGCACCCGGGAGCGCAACTGGCTCAGCACGCCTTGGCTGATTCCAGCCCTGACGCTGGACTACAAGGCCAGCGAGCGGACCCGCATTAACCTGAAAACCTTTGGCTTAATAGCGTCGCGCAACAGCGTGGGCTTCGTGGCCGCCCTGCCCGCCCTAGACACCGTGAACCGCCGCACCCGGCAGTTTGCTCCCCGCCAAGTGGACCGCGACGACTACCGCAACCTGGGCGCCGAGCTGCGCCTGACCCAGGACGTGGACTTTTTGGGCCGCACCCACACGCTGGCCACCGGCCTGCGAGCCTACCGCGCCACCACCGAGCGCCGGCAGCGCGGCACGGGCACCACGGCCTCGGACTACGACCTGAGCTTGACCGGCAGTGGGCTGTTCACGAACGAGTTTGAGTTTACCACCACCAACGCCGCCGCCTTCGCCGAGCTGCTGTTGCACGTGAGCCCCCGGCTGAGCTTCACGCCCGGCGTGCGCTACGACTACCTGCGCAACTCCGGCACCGGCTACTTGGGTCGGGCGGCTAATGGCACCGAAAACCGCGTGCCCGACCAGAAAAGTCAGCGCAACGTGCTGCTTTACGGACTGGGCAGCGAATTTCAAGTGTCGCCCACCACTAACCTGTACGCCAACTACTCGCGGGCTTTCCGGCCCGTGCTGTTCGGCGACCTGATACCCCCGGCCACGGCCGACGTCATCGACCCCAACCTGAAGGACGCCCGCGGCTACACCGCTGAGATTGGCTACCGCGGCAACTACAAGAATTGGCTGCGCTTCGACGTGGGCTACTTCTTCCTCAACTACGAGGACCGTATCGGCACCATCCGCCGGCCCGTGCCCGGCGGCACCGCCGGCCAGACCCAGCAGTTTCGCACCAATCTGGGCCGCACCCAAACCCACGGCCTGGAGGCCTACGCCGAGCTGGACTTGATTCACTCGATTACCGGCAACTTCAACCTGCCCCACCTCGACCTGTTTGCCGCCCTGAGTTTGCTTGATGCCCGCTACGGCAGCCTGCCTGTAACCACGCTCACCGGCACGGGCACCAATACGCAGATTGTGGAAAGCAACCTGGAGGGCAAATACGTGGAAAACGCTCCGCGGCAGACCCTGCGCACGGGCCTCACTTTCGCTCACAAAAGCTTGTCGGTGACGGGGCAGTTCAGCCAAGTGGGCAAGGTATACGCCGACGCTAACAACACCGAGGAGCCCACGGCCAACGCCCAGACCGGCGCTATTCCGGCCTACCAGGTGGCCGACTTCTCCGCTACCTGGAAGCTGGGCCGCGAGGGCCGCTACCGCCTCAGCGGCGGCGTAAACAACGTGTTCGACGCCCGCTACTTCACCCGCCGGGCCGGTGGCTACCCCGGTCCGGGCATCCTGCCCGCCGACGGCCGCACGTGGTTTGCCGGGCTGGGCCTCACGCTGTAA